One window from the genome of Amycolatopsis sp. NBC_01480 encodes:
- a CDS encoding sensor histidine kinase produces the protein MDVVSAFPYEQVVPWVLVGVLAVVALVLLFRVRRPKGEIQDAVLQAVHRMSKATPNLRAGLDEEAANRMTAELLEVLDCLAVGITDSEGTLLSWAGEATEHYFDLVEDIGTALRKHRRAVADHNKMPCNHRGTCKMKTAAIVPILVEGEAEATLIVVGRTRGKLVQMAEAVGQFVCTQFELARLEESRNQLQQAEIKALRAQISPHFVYNALNTISALIRTDPEEARELLQDFADFTRYSFRTSGMYTTLAEELRNIDRYLTIENARFGGRLEVRMKIAPEVLSVVVPFLIIQPLVENAVKHGLASKPSGGCVTVIAQDYGMEALISVEDDGIGMDPRQLTDLKNAHRTGAHVGLGNINQRMRQVFGEDYALTVDTAPGAGMKVTLRVPKFKLGVRPNMPDYSADVPSQGGPEEDDPAEHNGVNGSRSGMLPAL, from the coding sequence ATGGACGTCGTGTCCGCCTTCCCGTACGAGCAGGTTGTCCCGTGGGTCCTCGTCGGCGTGCTGGCGGTCGTGGCCCTGGTGCTGCTGTTCCGCGTGCGCCGGCCCAAGGGCGAGATCCAGGACGCCGTGCTGCAGGCCGTGCACCGCATGTCGAAGGCGACGCCGAACCTGCGCGCCGGGCTCGACGAAGAGGCCGCGAACCGGATGACCGCCGAGCTGCTCGAGGTGCTCGACTGCCTCGCCGTGGGCATCACCGACAGCGAGGGCACGCTGCTCTCCTGGGCGGGCGAGGCCACCGAGCACTACTTCGACCTGGTCGAGGACATCGGCACCGCGCTGCGCAAGCACCGCCGCGCCGTCGCCGACCACAACAAGATGCCGTGCAACCACCGCGGCACCTGCAAGATGAAAACCGCCGCGATCGTGCCGATACTGGTCGAGGGCGAGGCCGAGGCGACGCTGATCGTGGTCGGGCGCACGCGGGGCAAGCTGGTGCAGATGGCCGAGGCCGTCGGCCAGTTCGTCTGCACGCAGTTCGAGCTGGCGCGGCTGGAGGAGTCCCGGAACCAGCTGCAGCAGGCCGAGATCAAGGCCCTGCGCGCGCAGATCTCGCCGCACTTCGTCTACAACGCGCTGAACACGATTTCCGCGCTGATCCGCACCGACCCCGAAGAGGCGCGGGAGCTGCTGCAGGACTTCGCGGACTTCACCCGCTACTCGTTCCGCACCTCCGGCATGTACACCACGCTGGCCGAGGAGCTGCGCAACATCGACCGCTACCTGACCATCGAGAACGCCCGCTTCGGCGGCCGGCTCGAGGTCCGGATGAAGATCGCGCCCGAGGTGCTGAGCGTGGTCGTGCCGTTCCTGATCATCCAGCCGCTGGTGGAGAACGCCGTGAAGCACGGCCTGGCGAGCAAGCCGAGCGGCGGCTGCGTCACCGTGATCGCGCAGGACTACGGCATGGAGGCGCTGATCAGCGTCGAGGACGACGGCATCGGCATGGACCCGCGCCAGCTCACCGACCTGAAGAACGCGCACCGCACCGGCGCCCACGTCGGCCTCGGCAACATCAACCAGCGCATGCGCCAGGTGTTCGGCGAGGACTACGCGCTCACCGTCGACACCGCGCCCGGCGCGGGCATGAAGGTGACGCTGCGGGTGCCCAAGTTCAAGCTCGGCGTCCGCCCGAACATGCCGGACTACTCGGCCGACGTGCCGTCGCAGGGCGGGCCCGAGGAGGACGACCCCGCCGAGCACAACGGCGTGAACGGCTCGCGCTCGGGCATGCTGCCCGCGCTCTGA
- a CDS encoding S49 family peptidase: protein MSVTDKLTSRLPVLGDRGERKDVVAVVKLHGVITPSPSPLARGSINLATVETALTRAFGYDRLKAVALLINSPGGAPTQSGLVAERIRQLADEKNVPVLAFAEDVAASGGYWLACAADEIFAHRTSMVGSIGVISGGFGFTGLLERFGIERRLHTAGANKSRLDPFSPEKPEDVEWLKKMHGQLHELFVDWVTERRGDRLDSAEDLFTGDVWLGQRALDLGLIDGLGSLRQIIGERYPDAEISVAEPKKPLLARLGIGAPAAASALLDAVTTKAAWSRFGL, encoded by the coding sequence ATGAGCGTTACCGACAAGCTGACCTCCCGCCTGCCCGTGCTCGGTGACCGGGGTGAGCGCAAGGACGTCGTCGCCGTGGTGAAGCTGCACGGCGTGATCACGCCTTCGCCCTCGCCGCTGGCGCGGGGCTCGATCAACCTCGCCACCGTCGAGACGGCGCTGACCAGGGCGTTCGGCTACGACCGGCTGAAGGCCGTGGCGCTGCTGATCAATTCGCCGGGCGGCGCGCCGACGCAGTCCGGGCTGGTCGCGGAGCGGATCCGCCAGCTCGCGGACGAGAAGAACGTGCCCGTGCTGGCCTTCGCCGAGGACGTCGCGGCGTCCGGCGGCTATTGGCTGGCCTGCGCGGCCGACGAGATTTTCGCGCACCGCACGTCGATGGTCGGCTCCATCGGCGTGATCAGCGGCGGGTTCGGCTTCACCGGGCTGCTCGAGCGCTTCGGCATCGAGCGGCGGCTGCACACGGCGGGCGCGAACAAGTCGCGGCTCGACCCGTTCAGCCCGGAGAAGCCTGAGGACGTCGAGTGGCTGAAGAAGATGCACGGCCAGCTCCACGAGCTGTTCGTCGACTGGGTCACCGAGCGCCGCGGCGATCGGCTGGACAGCGCCGAGGACCTGTTCACCGGTGACGTCTGGCTCGGCCAGCGGGCGCTGGACCTCGGCCTGATCGACGGCCTCGGCTCACTGCGCCAGATCATCGGCGAGCGGTACCCGGATGCCGAGATCTCCGTGGCAGAGCCGAAAAAGCCGCTGCTCGCGCGGCTCGGCATCGGCGCGCCCGCGGCGGCGTCCGCGCTGCTGGACGCCGTGACCACCAAGGCCGCCTGGTCCCGTTTCGGGCTCTGA
- a CDS encoding lipid-transfer protein: MNQQARVVGAGMVPFTTPRHTEPYDVLGERAVRAALEDAGLEYEQLQQAYAGYVYGDSTSGQAALYRVGQTGLPVVNVNNNCSTGSTALWLARQAIESGAADCVLALGFEQMQRGALTAQYTDRPTLFDRFDALAARVRPLEPDAPKAAQYFGAAGAEYAERYGTEPETFAKITVKSRAHAAANPYAVFREPLTVEEVLASPHIAGPLTRLQCCPPTCGAAAVVLTSADFALRNGLDASVAIRAQAMATDLPSTNAAESMAALVGYEMTKAAAAQVYEDAGVDPGDLRVVELHDCFTANELLSYEALGLTPEGTAEKFVLDGDNTYGGRVVTNPSGGLLSKGHPLGATGLAQAVELVWQLRGQAGARQVAGVKLALQHNIGLGGAAVVTLYEKAGR; this comes from the coding sequence GTGAACCAGCAGGCACGCGTCGTCGGGGCCGGGATGGTCCCCTTCACCACGCCGCGCCACACCGAGCCGTACGACGTCCTGGGCGAGCGGGCCGTTCGCGCCGCCCTCGAAGACGCCGGCCTGGAGTACGAGCAGCTGCAACAGGCTTATGCCGGTTACGTCTACGGCGATTCGACGTCCGGGCAGGCCGCGCTCTACCGCGTCGGCCAGACCGGGCTGCCCGTGGTGAACGTGAACAACAACTGCTCCACCGGCTCGACCGCGCTGTGGCTCGCGCGCCAGGCGATCGAGTCCGGCGCCGCGGATTGTGTGCTGGCACTGGGTTTCGAGCAGATGCAGCGCGGCGCGCTCACCGCCCAGTACACCGACCGCCCGACGCTTTTCGACCGTTTCGACGCGCTCGCCGCCCGCGTCCGCCCGCTGGAGCCGGACGCGCCGAAGGCCGCGCAGTACTTCGGCGCCGCGGGCGCGGAGTACGCCGAGCGGTACGGCACCGAGCCGGAGACGTTCGCGAAGATCACCGTGAAGTCCCGCGCGCACGCCGCCGCGAACCCGTACGCCGTGTTCCGCGAGCCGCTGACCGTCGAGGAAGTGCTGGCGTCGCCGCACATCGCCGGGCCGCTGACCCGTCTCCAGTGCTGCCCGCCGACCTGCGGGGCCGCCGCCGTGGTCCTGACCAGCGCGGACTTCGCGCTCCGCAACGGGCTCGACGCGTCGGTCGCCATTCGCGCGCAGGCGATGGCCACTGATCTGCCGTCGACGAACGCGGCGGAGAGCATGGCCGCGCTCGTCGGCTACGAGATGACGAAGGCGGCCGCGGCGCAGGTGTACGAGGACGCGGGCGTCGACCCGGGCGACCTGCGCGTGGTGGAGCTGCACGACTGCTTCACCGCCAACGAACTGCTGTCGTACGAGGCGCTTGGCCTCACTCCCGAAGGCACGGCGGAGAAGTTCGTGCTCGACGGCGACAACACGTACGGCGGACGCGTGGTGACGAACCCGTCCGGCGGCCTGCTGTCGAAGGGCCACCCGCTCGGCGCAACCGGCCTCGCGCAGGCCGTCGAGCTGGTCTGGCAGCTGCGCGGGCAGGCCGGCGCGCGTCAGGTGGCCGGGGTGAAGCTCGCGCTGCAGCACAACATCGGCCTCGGCGGCGCGGCCGTCGTTACGCTCTACGAAAAGGCCGGCCGGTGA
- a CDS encoding FAS1-like dehydratase domain-containing protein, with amino-acid sequence MIDAAAVGRELPPVTVTVDAGRLRFFAEATGGEATDLVPPTFLFGLELDRPDPFGWLADLGIDLRTVLHGEQKFVYHSPARAGDTLVLSPRITDVYAKKALQFVVKETAVTRADGAAVADLTSVIVVREAR; translated from the coding sequence GTGATCGACGCCGCGGCCGTGGGCCGCGAGCTGCCGCCGGTCACCGTCACAGTCGACGCCGGGCGGCTGCGGTTTTTTGCCGAGGCGACCGGCGGCGAGGCGACCGACCTCGTGCCGCCGACGTTCCTCTTCGGCCTCGAACTCGACCGGCCCGACCCGTTCGGCTGGCTCGCCGACCTCGGTATCGACCTGCGCACCGTGCTGCACGGCGAGCAGAAGTTCGTTTACCACTCGCCGGCCCGCGCGGGGGACACACTCGTGCTGAGCCCGCGGATCACCGACGTCTACGCCAAAAAAGCCCTCCAGTTCGTCGTCAAGGAGACGGCCGTGACGCGGGCGGACGGCGCCGCCGTCGCGGACCTGACCAGCGTGATCGTGGTGCGGGAGGCGCGGTGA
- a CDS encoding MaoC/PaaZ C-terminal domain-containing protein, which produces MNVGTQLPPLQVPPISRTTLALFAGASGDHNPIHVDLDVARSAGLEDVFAHGMLSMAYLGRLLTGWVQQERIRSFAVRFSAITPVHGEPTCTGVVTAVRDGEATVELTVRLADGTTTLTGEAVIATEGL; this is translated from the coding sequence GTGAACGTCGGCACGCAGCTCCCGCCGTTGCAGGTCCCGCCGATCTCCCGGACCACGCTCGCGCTGTTCGCGGGCGCTTCCGGGGACCACAACCCGATCCACGTCGACCTCGACGTCGCGCGCTCGGCCGGCCTCGAAGACGTCTTCGCGCACGGCATGCTCTCCATGGCCTACCTCGGCCGGCTGCTCACGGGCTGGGTGCAGCAGGAGCGGATCCGGTCGTTCGCCGTGCGGTTCTCCGCGATCACGCCGGTGCACGGCGAGCCCACCTGTACCGGCGTCGTCACCGCGGTGCGAGACGGCGAGGCCACGGTCGAGCTGACCGTCCGGCTCGCGGACGGCACCACCACGTTGACCGGCGAAGCAGTGATCGCGACGGAGGGACTCTGA
- a CDS encoding SDR family NAD(P)-dependent oxidoreductase — translation MGKLDGKVALVSGSGRGIGREIALKLAGDGAAVVVNDLDDGPAKETVAAIEESGGRAITCTGSVTEAGFAERFVQTAVDGFGGLDVIVNNAGYTWDSVIQKLTDEQWDAILDVHLKAPFRILRAAQPVISAAVKRAQAAGEPVPCRKVVNISSIAGLDGNAGQANYAAAKAGVTGLTKTLAKEWGRYNVTVNTVAFGLIRTRLTETSADTGGTIDVQGREIRVGVNPDLLAQLERSVPLGRAGTPAEAAGAVYLLCQPESDYVSGQTLVCAGGF, via the coding sequence ATGGGCAAGCTGGACGGGAAGGTCGCGCTGGTCTCCGGCTCGGGCCGCGGCATCGGCCGGGAGATCGCGCTCAAGCTGGCCGGCGACGGCGCGGCCGTGGTGGTCAACGACCTCGACGACGGCCCGGCGAAGGAAACCGTTGCCGCCATTGAGGAATCCGGCGGCCGCGCGATAACCTGCACCGGCAGCGTCACCGAGGCGGGCTTTGCCGAGCGCTTCGTGCAAACGGCCGTGGACGGCTTCGGCGGCCTCGACGTGATCGTCAACAACGCCGGCTACACCTGGGATTCGGTGATCCAGAAGCTGACCGACGAGCAGTGGGACGCGATCCTCGACGTGCACCTCAAGGCGCCGTTCCGCATCCTGCGCGCGGCCCAGCCGGTGATCTCGGCGGCGGTGAAGCGCGCGCAGGCCGCCGGCGAGCCCGTGCCGTGCCGCAAGGTCGTGAACATCTCCTCGATCGCCGGGCTCGACGGCAACGCCGGCCAGGCGAACTACGCGGCCGCGAAGGCGGGCGTCACCGGGCTGACGAAAACGCTGGCCAAGGAGTGGGGCCGCTACAACGTCACCGTGAACACCGTCGCGTTCGGGCTGATCCGCACGCGGCTCACCGAAACCAGCGCGGACACCGGCGGCACGATCGATGTGCAGGGCCGGGAGATCCGCGTCGGCGTGAACCCGGACCTGCTGGCGCAGCTGGAGCGGTCCGTCCCGCTCGGCCGCGCCGGCACGCCCGCCGAGGCCGCCGGCGCGGTCTACCTGTTGTGCCAGCCCGAATCCGACTACGTCAGCGGCCAGACACTCGTCTGCGCCGGAGGGTTCTGA